The following are from one region of the Scylla paramamosain isolate STU-SP2022 chromosome 23, ASM3559412v1, whole genome shotgun sequence genome:
- the LOC135112336 gene encoding G1/S-specific cyclin-E-like, whose translation MSQVQRRLKNGSLTSRTKPAILRTRKRKHSENEDERQVKQPRVDSTEMPEPLGDVTSSLNVDKERSSGSDGAVPENWLKFRGLTCTTAPQLSRKLPLPKLGWADQGQVWALMCRKDRIYPRCPNYLAKHPSLQARMRAILLDWLTEVCEVFNFHRESYYLATDYIDRYLACTEDVPKQQLQLIGITCLFISAKIEEIYPRNLSEFAYVTDGACLENEILEKELVILKKLNWDLSPITSNTWLSTYIQLAHDISQPDAMEGKEEGDDHGFVFPRYSPLAFVQVARLLDLCTLEISSLSFTSSMIAATAMCHVMTPELATTVSGFSLDDLKECYDWMAAFAITVHEMGPVQLKTFSKVAQDDMHNIQTHSVDLETLERAQIRLSQIRSSSSRKSPEVSEVPVAMLTPPKTDEKARMVMEYSG comes from the exons GTTAAAAAATGGCTCCCTTACCTCAAGAACAAAACCAGCAATCCTAAGAACTAGAAAAAGAAAGCACTCAGAGAATGAGGATGAGCGGCAAGTGAAACAGCCACGGGTTGACTCAACAGAAATG CCCGAGCCTCTAGGGGACGTCACCTCCAGCCTCAATGTCGACAAGGAGCGCTCTTCAGGCTCCGACGGTGCCGTCCCTGAAAACTGGCTCAA GTTCCGAGGGCTGACATGCACAACGGCACCTCAGCTGAGTCGAAAGCTACCACTGCCAAAGTTGGGATGGGCCGACCAGGGGCAGGTGTGGGCCCTCATGTGCAGGAAGGACCGCATCTACCCGCGCTGCCCCAACTACCTGGCAAAGCACCCGTCCCTCCAGGCCCGCATGAGAGCCATCCTGCTGGACTGGCTAACTGAG GTGTGTGAGGTCTTCAACTTCCACCGAGAGTCTTATTACCTGGCCACAGACTACATCGACCGCTACCTGGCGTGTACCGAGGATGTGCCCAAGCAGCAACTCCAGCTTATAG gtattacttgtttattcatCTCTGCAAAGATTGAAGAAATTTACCCAAGAAATTTATCAGAGTTTGCCTATGTAACGGACGGTGCTTGCTTAGAGAACGAAATTTTGGAGAAGGAACTAGTCATTTTAAAG AAACTCAACTGGGACTTGTCGCCCATCACATCCAACACATGGCTCAGCACATACATCCAGCTGGCCCATGACATCTCCCAGCCCGACGCcatggagggcaaggaggagggCGACGACCATGGCTTTGTGTTCCCCCGCTACTCCCCGCTTGCCTTTGTACAG GTGGCAAGGCTGCTGGACCTGTGCACGCTGGAGATCTCCAGCCTGTCCTTCACCTCCAGCATGATAGCAGCCACTGCCATGTGCCACGTCATGACGCCCGAGCTGGCCACTACTGTGTCGGGCTTCTCTCTGGACGACCTCAAGGAATGCTACGATTGGATGGCGGCGTTTGCCATCACGGTGCATGAGATGGGGCCGGTACAGCTGAAGACATTCAGCAAAGTGGCACAAGACGACATGCACAACATTCAGACACATTCTGTGGACCTGGAAACTCTG GAGAGGGCACAAATTAGACTGAGTCAGATCCGGTCGTCATCGTCCCGCAAGAGCCCCGAAGTGTCGGAGGTTCCTGTGGCCATGCTGACGCCACCAAAGACGGATGAGAAGGCAAGAATGGTCATGGAATATTCTGGGTAG
- the LOC135112335 gene encoding 26S rRNA (cytosine-C(5))-methyltransferase nsun-1-like, with the protein MDDAKTHKKRGSSQRRAFHQGHRGIPKPKHVLCASRGHRRARVMKSLVLRRKASDYDVKQAQRERYLFKKIILYETDKVDDLIEDFGAMLQVSPAPLPLPDPDPLMAESHHTGPMKTLKELCEVSGFSLHMLGRLTQVMGRQEAQRTLQAISFTPPVTFLRTNTLKISPKKMWQELVVGEVSAWLPRWSSVTMLALDDPVNPRPLIRKMISDGKCSQQKERKWQEISMPLERGAEGRHRQPGGKAASIKGPVTAAQSLTLFYSAYGSISSLVVMVLAAKAGEDVLELCATNSGKTLHIAAMQMNSSRLVANTLHKEEVQAMMDTNSRHDVQNCVVTCIEPALLAKRQAGRYQRVVVDAPSSGVGMVRLTPGTRVCCTIEDLHHISTRQRLLLLNGADCVRQGRTQNSYLVYTTCSVLAEENEDVVQHLLEARPQFKLVPTGLGIGVPGLTQYKTRSYHDDMWLTRRIYCHQHHMQGAFIAKFVLESKVNAVKTSTDKKLLLKQTSKQDQHTSKTKRDKKAKQSTGSGCKKGSHEWFKQTFIGEDGDDNYSDDD; encoded by the exons ATGGATGAtgcaaaaactcacaaaaagaGAGGGTCAAGTCAGAGGAGGGCATTTCATCAAGGTCATCGAGGAATACCAAAACCTAAACATGTGCTGTGTGCCAGCCGAGGTCACAGGAGGGCTCGGGTCATGAAGAGTCTGGTACTGAGACGGAAGGCTTCTGACTATGATGTGAAGCAGGCACAAAGAG AGAGGTACTTGTTCAAGAAAATTATTCTGTATGAGACTGACAAAGTGGATGACCTGATCGAGGACTTTGGCGCCATGCTGCAGGTGtcccctgcccccctccccctgcctgACCCAGACCCACTGATGGCTGAGTCTCACCACACTGG GCCCATGAAGACACTGAAGGAGTTGTGTGAGGTGAGTGGGTTCAGTCTGCACATGCTGGGGCGCCTCACACAGGTGATGGGCAGGCAGGAGGCACAGCGCACCTTGCAGGCCATCAGCTTCACCCCTCCCGTCACCTTCCTCAGGACAAACACACTCAAG atcAGCCCCAAGAAGATGTGGCAGGAGCTGGTGGTGGGAGAAGTGAGTGCCTGGCTGCCGCGGTGGTCCAGCGTCACCATGCTGGCCCTGGATGATCCCGTCAACCCTCGGCCCCTCATCAGGAAAATGATCTCAGACGGAAAGTGTTCCCAGCAG aaggagagaaagtggcAGGAAATTAGCATGCCACTCGAGAGGGGTGCCGAGGGGAGACACAGACAGCCTGGAGGCAAGGCGGCAAGCATCAAAGGTCCAGTCACTGCTGCTCAGAGTCTGACCTTGTTTTATAGTGCATAT GGCAGCATCAGTtccctggtggtgatggtgctggcaGCCAAGGCCGGGGAGGATGTGCTGGAGCTGTGTGCCACTAACTCAGGCAAGACACTGCACATAG CGGCGATGCAGATGAACTCCAGCAGGCTGGTGGCAAACACTCTACacaaggaggaggtgcaggcaATGATGGACACCAACTCCCGTCACGATGTGCAGAACTGTGTGGTCACCTGTATTGAACCTGCACTCCTGGCCAAG AGGCAGGCCGGGAGGTACCAGAGGGTGGTGGTAGATGCCCCAAGCTCAGGAGTCGGCATGGTGCGCCTTACCCCGGGAACAAGAGTGTGCTGCACCATTGAGGACCTGCACCACATCTCAACGCGACAGAGGCTCCTGCTGCTCAACGGCGCTGACTGTGTGAGGCAAGGAAGGACGCAGAACTCCTACCTTGTGTATACCACCTGCTCTGTCCTG gctgaagaaaatgaagacgtGGTACAACATCTGCTGGAGGCCAGACCTCAGTTCAAGCTGGTGCCCACCGGCCTTGGCATTGGCGTGCCTGGCCTGACACAATACAAAACACGTAG TTACCATGATGACATGTGGCTCACCAGAAGAATTTattgccaccaacaccacatgCAGGGAGCCTTCATTGCAAAGTTTGTGCTGGAGAGTAAGGTGAATGCTGTGAAGACCTCCACAGATAAGAAGCTGCTCCTCAAACAGACCTCCAAACAGGACCAGCACACCAGTAAGACCAAGAGGGACAAGAAAGCCAAGCAAAGCACTGGGTCTGGGTGCAAGAAAGGGTCACATGAGTGGTTCAAACAAACATTCATTGGTGAAGATGGCGATGACAACTACAGTGACGACGACTAA